The Bacillaceae bacterium IKA-2 DNA window CACGGTTATGAATTTCAGCAATTAGTTTTTTAAATTCTGCCACTCTTAATTCAGGATCACTTGGATTTTCTGAGTACATACCTGAAAGTGAGAAATAACTGTGTGGATCATAACCCCAGTTATAATTTGTTTGTGTGGAAGCGTATTCTAGCATTCTTTCAGCATTTTTTAACTCATCCCCGAAAAAATAACTCATCACGGGTAAAAGTTGGACATGAGTTACACCTAAGTCTTGAATGTAATCTAATTTTTCTACGAAAGCTGCGAATGTTCCAAATTGCGCTGTTAATTCTTCTCCAATAGTTTCATCTGAAGTAAAATCACGAACGTGAACTTCGTAAATAATCGCATCTTCTCGTTTTTCAAAGCCCGGAATCGTAGCAAAATCTAATTCAGGACCAATTGTAGATAGGTCAACAATTGCTGCTTTTCCGTATGGATAGTCTTTTCCAGCAAATTCATGACTCCAAGCGGCCATTGATTTTGCATAAGGGTCAAGCGCTAATTTCGTCTCTTCACCATGCGTAATTGCATAATGATAGAAGTAGCCTCTTAAACTATCAAGCTCTGTATTAGCAACGTCTAAAGTTACTGACCAAACACCACGATCGCCTAATTCCATCGGAATTTCAGAAACCACTTTATTTTGATCTACTTTGTCATATAAAACGACAGCTACATCGTCAGCTTTTGGAGACCATACTTTCAATGTCGCCGTGCCATCTTCATGTAACGTCGCACCTAGTTTGCCATCATAAGCATAAAGCTCATCAATCATTTTCCATCCAGCACTTGCTGTGACAACTTTTTCTTGATACGTTACGCTGTAAGGACCCATCTCTAGATCGAAATTGCCAGTAAGTTCGACAGTCGTACCATTTTTTATTGTTGCTGCTGCTACTTGTACTTCGTCACCTGCTACATCTTTCACTGTAATAACTTTTAGAAGCTCTTCCTCTGATAAGCCTTCTGTTTTTGAAAATTTAAGTTCAATTTTCGTATCAGAAAGCAGTTCCGCAGAAATAAGCGCTACAGGAATTGAGCCGTATGGATTTGTATAGCCGGTTGTATCACCATCTTTCACAAAAATATGTTGATAGTCAGCTAACATCTCAAACTTTATATCACTAGTTTGGCCATCGCCTTTTTTATTTACAAAAAGGAAACCCATTGACTTTGCATCTTCTTTTAATTCAATATCATAATAAGCACCGTGCTTACCAACACCTGAAAGGTCTGTAGCGCCATCGGGCCAACTAGCAACAGCCCCTGATTCAGTTGCGACATCGCCCCAAACCCACGCTGCCCAGTTTTCATAGTCCCCAGCGTCTCTTTCATAATGGATTCGCACTGTGTTTTCAGGAAGGTCTACCGGCTCCCATAAAAATACTTGATCTGAACCTTGTTTAATCCAAATCTCATTGATTTCTGGAGAAAAAAGCTCAACTCTTTTATCATCTCCGTCTTTATCTCCATTTGTTACATTTAAGACTAAGAAACCAACTTTAGCAGCATCACTCTTTAATTCAAGATCAAGATATGCTCCATAATCAGTTAGTTCCTCGCTAAAAGGAATTCCTCCAGTCGGCCAGTTCTCTGTAGGAGATGCTACATCGTCCCACGTCCAAACACCGAGGTTTGCATAGTCATTATCAGTTCTTTGATAGTGAATTCTTAGTGTATTCTCAGCGATTTCACTAACATTTTCTTCGACATCACTTACAGTTCCTTCTGCCGCTACTACTGGTATGTAGCTAGTAAACACTGAGAAAACCATAATAAGGGCTAACCAAAATGATAGTGCTTTTTGATACTTTTTCCTCATCATACGTTTTTACCCCTTTCACACTTTTAATAGGTTGACCTTGTTTCGACGATTTGTGCAACCGTTTGCATAAATTGTTGTAAAAATACAGATAGCTAATAATCGTAGTTATTAATCAATCTGTGCAAACGCTGTCATTAGTCGTTGATTCTAAGATACTATGTTTTCTATGCTAAAGCAAGAAGAAAATTGGGGACAGGCACCTTTTCCCACTGTTACACCCACTATCACATTTAGAATAGGGAAAAGGTGCCTGTCCCTCTTTCTCATTTGTCTTAACGAAGACGATAAATAGTACTCTTTGATATTCCGGTTATTCTTGACAGTTGTTTTACCGTCACACCATTTAACTTTTTAAGCATGATTAAAGTAGCGTCCCTATTTTTTTTATCCATTTGCTGCAATTGACTTTTATTTGTGATTCCTAATTTATACAAATGCTGTAATACTTCGCTATCAGACCTTGTTACTTTTACCATATCATCTAAACATTGATCATCATTAGTTTGTGGCATGTATTCAATAAACAATTTAATCGCCTGGCTTCTATCCGCGGAAAGTAAATTAAGTCCGAAATCAATATCCACTATCTTCATTTTCCCGATATACTCATCTATACTTGTCCATTTACTTTCAAATATAGTTTTTTCCAAGCCAGCCT harbors:
- a CDS encoding transposase: MPRKARKKSSSGIYHIMLRGINRQLIFEDDEDKSRFLETLKKYKEISKYQLYSYCLMDNHIHLLLKESEEGVSEIIKRISSSYVYWYNLKYERCGHLFQDRFKSENVENSAYFLTVLRYIHQNPIKAGLEKTIFESKWTSIDEYIGKMKIVDIDFGLNLLSADRSQAIKLFIEYMPQTNDDQCLDDMVKVTRSDSEVLQHLYKLGITNKSQLQQMDKKNRDATLIMLKKLNGVTVKQLSRITGISKSTIYRLR